A stretch of DNA from Rothia mucilaginosa:
CCAGGTAACTAAGTAGGCCGGGCCGGTTCTAGCCCGGGTACCTCGTCACAACAGACGGGGTGCCCGGGCTCTTACGCGCTGAGGGAATCCGCGCGGATTCTTCTAGAGTTCTCGCCCCTAGAATTCTCGCCCTAGAGTTCCCACGCGGGGGCTGCGGCGGTGCTTGCCGAGTGCGCCTCCTGACCGGTTGCCACGCCGGTGGAGACGGTGAAGTCCCACGGGTCACTGTTGAGTGCAGACAGCTTCGTTTCGATGGTGAAACCGCGCTCAGCGAGCAGGGCACACAGGCGGTTTGCCGCCGAACGCAACCACAGCGATTCGCTGGCGGCGTGGGAGCAGTCAATCAGGGCGATGTTGCTGCCGTCGATTCGTGCGGTTTCGCGGAATTCGCTGGCGGGGTGGTGGCGCAGGTCGGCGGTAATGTACACCTGTGCGTCGGTCGCGCGTACTGCGTCGAAGAGGGAGTCGCCGGCACCACCGCAGAGGGCGACGCGGCGGATCGGCTGGTCGGCGCGTCCGGCGATGCGCAGGCCACCGGCAGTTGCGGGCAGTGCCGCTGCGAGGCGTTCTGCTAGCTCCTTGAGGGTGATTTCTTCGGGTAGGGTGCCGAGGCGACCGGTGCCTACCGCGTGTTCCTGCTCGTCGAGCACCTGGGTTTGCGCTTCGGTGAGCGGTTCGCGGTCAATCAGGCCGATAGCGTCGCAGAGCGCTTCGTTCACACCTTCGACGGCGGCATCGGCGTTGGTGTGCGCGCCGAGCAGGCCGCATCCGCCTTCGATAAGGGTGTGCAGTACATTGCCCTTGTAGTCGCTGTCGGGGATGAACTTTGCGCCGCGGAGCAGCAGCGGGTGATGGGTGATGAGCAGCTGCGCGCCTTCGGCTACGGCTTCTTCGGCGGTGGCGGTGAGGGCGTCTACTGCGAAGAGGACGGTGCTCACTTTAGCGGCGCCACGTCCGGCGACGAGGCCGGAGGCATCCCATCCGGCGGCAAGCTGCGGCGGGAAGAGCGTGTGGAAGGCATCGACGACTTCTGCGAGGGTGGGGGTTTCTAGTTTTTCAGTCATACCTCTATTGTGGCAGGTGGCGCGGCAGGGCAGGTGGCGGTTTACGCCAAAGCCCGCGGTAGCACAGGAATATTGTGCGGCCCTGCGGTGTTCTTCAAGTAGTGTGGTTTTATAGTTCAAGGAGGAATCATGACTGATGTTGTTCTTGCCGGCGGCTGTTTCTGGTGCCTGGATGCGGTGTACCGCCAGTTCCGCGGGGTTGAGGCGAGCGTCTGCGGCTACACGGGCGGCGAGACTCCCGACCCTGATTATCGTTCGGTATGTTCGGGTACGACCGGGTACCAGGAGGCGCTGAAGCTCAGCTTTGACCCGCAGGTCATTGACCTGGATACGGTGCTGGATATTTTCTTCACGAGCCACGATCCGACCAGCTGGGATCGTCAGGGTGCGGATACCGGTTCGCAGTACCGTTCGGTGCTTTTCTACGCGGATGAGCAGCAGCGTGAGGCGTTTGAGCGTGCGGTGGCGCGTGCTCAGCAGCTGTACCCCTCCCCCATTGTTACGGAGATTAAGCCCCTGGGCGTGTTCTATGAGGCTGAGGATTATCACCAGAACTATTACGCGTTGAATCCGGCGCAGGGTTATTGTGCGTTTGTGGTAAGCCCGAAGGTGGCTCAGGCACGCCGTAATTTTGCGCATCTGCTCCGTTAGTCGGTGCGTCCGGTTCAGTCGAGGCGTATTACGTTGTTCACCCCGTAGCTGTCTTTTGTTGTGTGGCAGCTACGGGGTGTCTTCGTATGCGCCCGGCTATTTGTTGTTCTCCTGTGCTTTACGGTTGCTATAAGGTGCGCCCGGTATGATGGGGGTGTCGACTCATTCCCCCCCTCGTCCGTTGACCTCTTCGAAAGACTGCTGATGACTAGCCCCTCTTCTAAGCCCGTCGCTTTGAGCCGCCGCGCCGTGTTGGGTGCGGGCGGTGTTGGTCTTGCCGCTGTGTTGTCTGCGTGTGCGCGTACGGTGCATCCGCCAGTTGATACTGCCGCCTCTGAGTCAGCGAGCGTGAGCCCCTCTGCTTCGCCGGCGTTGCCGTCTGCGAATAAGTCGTATCAGGGTAAGGTCACGTTCGATAACTTTGAGAAGAACGGCGAGTATGTGCCTGCCACGGCTGAGAAGAAGGCGCAGAATGTGCCCAAACCGATTATGCCGGAGAAGGTGCAGGAGCTGAGCATTGACGGTATTTATGCGCTGATTGGCTATTGGATTTCTAGCTTTAATTATTTGGCGTTGACGGGTGATATTGAGCCGTTGAAGAAGACGGACCCGAGTAGCGAATACTATAAGGAGCTTGAGCCGATGGTTAAGCTCTATGAGACGGGTCGCGGCTGGCTTTACGATACGAGTGAGCCGATGTCTGTGTACCTGTTGACGGATACTCCCACGCAGGTTGAGGGCGACCGTATTCGTTATTTCTGGCGTGCTCGTTCCCTGGTTGATCAGAATGCGAAGAGGCATCTGACGGAGGGTGATAACCGCGATAAGTCGCTGGCTAGGGCAGAAGATTCTCAGGGTCAGGCGATGAGGATTGTTGTGGAGTATAAGGAGGGTGCTTGGTTTATGAGTACCCAGAAGGATAAGGATGCTGGTAAGAGCTCGGATTCTGCGAGCCCCTCGGCTTCCTAGTGCACTAATTGCAGCTTTTTGGGTTTATTCTACTCAAAAGTATATGAATAGCAACATTTGATAGTCATTCACGCACTTTAGGGTATGATAGGGGTGTCAACTCACTCTATTTCCTTTGTTGACCTCTTTTGAAAGGCCAATTATGATGAGCCCTTCCCCCACCTCTGTTGGTATGTCCCGCCGCGTGGCACTGGGTGCAACCGGTGCCGGCGTACTGGCTGCATTGACTGCGTGCGCTAGCGATATTCGCCCGCTGGCTGACGGTAGCGCATCCAGCTCTCCTTCTGCTTCTGCAAGTGCGTCCGAAAGCGCATCCGCGAGTGCCTCGGCTAGCGCTTCAGCTTCTGCTTCTTCCGGCAAGTCCTACAAGGGATTTGTGAAGTTCGATAACTTCGAGAAGAACGGCGAATACGTTCCTGCCACGGCTGAGAAGAAGGCACAGAACGTGCCGAAGCCTCTCGTTCCGGGGAACATGAACGATCAGAACGTTGATGGCTTGTACGCGTTCATCGGCTACTGGCTGGCGAGCTTTAACTATGCGCTGATGACCGGCGATGCTGAGCCGATGAAGAAGGCTGACCCTGCAGATGTGTATGCGAAGAGCCTGGAGGAATTTACGTACATGTACGAGAGCAATCTGGGCTGGATGTACGGTACGGATACCCCGGTTACTATTGAGCTGATTACTGGTTCACCGCAGAAGGCGTCCGGTAGCACTACCCGTTACAACTGGCCGGGTTATATGAACTACAGCCCTGATGCGAAGATTCATCGTGAGGGCAAGTCTGACCAGCCCCTTAAGACGGATTCCAGCCAGAAGGGCCAACTGATGAAGGCTGCTGTGGAATACAAGGACGGTAAGTGGTTTATGCTCACCGGCAATGAAGGCTCTTCTTCGTCGGCTTCCGGTTCTTCTTCTAGCTCTTCTTCTGTCTAGACCCCACCATAATGGTCAGGCGTAACGGCTTATGATGAGCTTCTCCCCGCCCGCGGTAATGCACCGTGGGCGGGGTTTCTTTGTGCCGAAACTCTGCGGAAACCCAGGGCAGGAAACCCAGGGAACACCCAGGGGAAAACCCCGCGGATGTTCGGGTTCGGCGGAGGGCGCCTCGGGTACGCTTAACGTATATACATTGACGTACTACATGTGGTCTTTACCTGCAGGTTGTGAGCCCGTGCTGACGGCTTTGAGGGTGAAGGTTCCAACGAAGGACTTCCGATGACTACTTTCTTCACTCGACGTACTGTCCTGGGTGTTGCTGTTGCTGGCGCGCTTTCTGCGTTGACTGCGTGTGCTAGCGATATCCGTCCGCTGGCTGGCGGCACCGGCTCGGCTTCTCCGTCGGAGGCGGCGACCGCCTCCGAAACTGCTTCCGCGTCGGCGTCTGCGAGCGCTTCTCCTTCGGCGTCTGAGAGTGCTTCTGCTGCTTCGGGTCTTCGCTCTTCGGGCAGGAAGTATAAGGGCATCATCACTTTCGAGAATTATGTGGAGAACGGCAAATATGTTGCGGCGACCGCTACGAATCCGGCTGAGAATGTGCCGAAGCCTGCGCCTCCTGAGAATTTCAAGGAGCACAGTGTTGATGGTGCGTACGCTTTCTTGAGTTTCTGGCTGGCAAGCTTGAACCATCTG
This window harbors:
- a CDS encoding Nif3-like dinuclear metal center hexameric protein translates to MTEKLETPTLAEVVDAFHTLFPPQLAAGWDASGLVAGRGAAKVSTVLFAVDALTATAEEAVAEGAQLLITHHPLLLRGAKFIPDSDYKGNVLHTLIEGGCGLLGAHTNADAAVEGVNEALCDAIGLIDREPLTEAQTQVLDEQEHAVGTGRLGTLPEEITLKELAERLAAALPATAGGLRIAGRADQPIRRVALCGGAGDSLFDAVRATDAQVYITADLRHHPASEFRETARIDGSNIALIDCSHAASESLWLRSAANRLCALLAERGFTIETKLSALNSDPWDFTVSTGVATGQEAHSASTAAAPAWEL
- the msrA gene encoding peptide-methionine (S)-S-oxide reductase MsrA; translated protein: MTDVVLAGGCFWCLDAVYRQFRGVEASVCGYTGGETPDPDYRSVCSGTTGYQEALKLSFDPQVIDLDTVLDIFFTSHDPTSWDRQGADTGSQYRSVLFYADEQQREAFERAVARAQQLYPSPIVTEIKPLGVFYEAEDYHQNYYALNPAQGYCAFVVSPKVAQARRNFAHLLR
- a CDS encoding DUF6318 family protein, coding for MTSPSSKPVALSRRAVLGAGGVGLAAVLSACARTVHPPVDTAASESASVSPSASPALPSANKSYQGKVTFDNFEKNGEYVPATAEKKAQNVPKPIMPEKVQELSIDGIYALIGYWISSFNYLALTGDIEPLKKTDPSSEYYKELEPMVKLYETGRGWLYDTSEPMSVYLLTDTPTQVEGDRIRYFWRARSLVDQNAKRHLTEGDNRDKSLARAEDSQGQAMRIVVEYKEGAWFMSTQKDKDAGKSSDSASPSAS
- a CDS encoding DUF6318 family protein, which codes for MMSPSPTSVGMSRRVALGATGAGVLAALTACASDIRPLADGSASSSPSASASASESASASASASASASASSGKSYKGFVKFDNFEKNGEYVPATAEKKAQNVPKPLVPGNMNDQNVDGLYAFIGYWLASFNYALMTGDAEPMKKADPADVYAKSLEEFTYMYESNLGWMYGTDTPVTIELITGSPQKASGSTTRYNWPGYMNYSPDAKIHREGKSDQPLKTDSSQKGQLMKAAVEYKDGKWFMLTGNEGSSSSASGSSSSSSSV
- a CDS encoding DUF6318 family protein, producing MTTFFTRRTVLGVAVAGALSALTACASDIRPLAGGTGSASPSEAATASETASASASASASPSASESASAASGLRSSGRKYKGIITFENYVENGKYVAATATNPAENVPKPAPPENFKEHSVDGAYAFLSFWLASLNHLMITGDPEPIEMVYYKGYGWEKYQSTIKLYASGAGWVYGTETPYIVELLTDAPREVPGSNNTAFIWEGLAHMDPKMKRHYRSQPDKETSAEESKKKVARFRLEYKDDKWELSSAA